A region from the Pirellulales bacterium genome encodes:
- the hypF gene encoding carbamoyltransferase HypF encodes MIECDLQPRLPVEAGSTCNLPAAAVRLVLRGCVQGVGLRPWLVRLAREHGLAGRVFNSPLGAVAEVCGSDAAVRDFACRVRALREGWPGLASVECSALEPWVDRSLVILASDGATAPQTAIPLDRATCATCLREITEQSARRAGDPFVSCVDCGPRYSVLAALPYERSRTSLQSFVLCESCRREYLSIDDRRFHAETIGCPRCGPRLVCRRAGKSAVLHTSAQAIAAAAAALVQGQIVALLGLGGYQLLVDACRADSVERLRKLKRRPAKPLAVMFADVAAAERCVQLDDAERRVLTSGANPIVVVRQRPLAPIAAAVTQGLPTLGIFLPTTALHRLLLAAVDRPLVVTSGNREGDPIVFHPAQAPAEIDPLADLVLEHDRPILRPIDDSVVQVIAGRQMVLRAGRGLAPVSLELPEGPALLAVGGQQKVAVALAGSRQAYLGPHLGDLDTPSMRQRFAEQVVALEQLAGVAPAAIVHDLHPDYFSTRWAAQQPAPTIAVQHHHAHVAAALADLNRGADEVAGAVWDGTGWGTDGTVWGGELLCARCDGFRRVASVRLFPLWGGELAVRQPWRVAAALLADALGPAAAQAWPFSPAARDGVQALLRMSSRTRDRLLSSSVGRLFDAVACLVLGHETSAYEGEAAVRLEAAAAGSGQRGAGPYSWAWEADGELVRWDWRPLVHEIVSEVQRGVAPGQVAMRFHRTLAEMLLTAVEHCSGLPLVLSGGVFQNRLLVELIIERAAESGVEVTWPCRTPINDGGLALGQLAVARAQTCGAAAMQRERG; translated from the coding sequence GTGATCGAGTGCGACCTGCAACCGCGATTGCCCGTTGAAGCCGGCTCGACGTGCAATCTGCCGGCGGCCGCGGTGCGCCTCGTTCTGCGCGGTTGCGTACAGGGCGTCGGGCTGCGGCCCTGGCTGGTGCGACTCGCGCGCGAGCACGGGCTCGCGGGTCGGGTGTTCAATAGCCCCCTGGGCGCCGTGGCCGAAGTCTGCGGGTCGGACGCAGCCGTGCGGGACTTTGCCTGTCGCGTGCGCGCGTTGCGAGAAGGCTGGCCGGGCTTGGCGTCGGTCGAATGCTCGGCGCTCGAACCGTGGGTCGATCGTTCGCTCGTGATTCTGGCCAGCGACGGTGCGACGGCGCCGCAAACGGCGATCCCGCTCGATCGCGCGACGTGTGCGACGTGCCTGCGCGAGATAACCGAGCAATCGGCGCGCCGCGCGGGCGATCCGTTCGTAAGCTGTGTCGATTGCGGACCGCGCTACTCGGTGCTTGCCGCCCTGCCCTACGAACGGTCGCGCACCAGCTTGCAGTCGTTCGTGCTGTGCGAATCTTGCCGGCGCGAATACCTGTCGATCGACGACCGGCGGTTTCATGCCGAAACGATCGGCTGCCCGCGGTGTGGCCCACGGCTCGTGTGTCGTCGCGCCGGCAAGTCGGCCGTGCTGCACACAAGCGCCCAGGCGATCGCCGCCGCCGCCGCCGCGTTGGTCCAGGGTCAAATCGTCGCCCTCTTGGGCCTGGGCGGCTATCAATTGCTGGTCGACGCGTGTCGTGCCGATTCGGTCGAGCGGCTGCGCAAGCTCAAGCGCCGCCCGGCGAAGCCGCTGGCGGTGATGTTTGCCGATGTGGCGGCCGCCGAACGGTGCGTGCAACTCGACGACGCCGAGCGCAGGGTGCTGACGAGCGGCGCCAATCCGATCGTGGTTGTCCGGCAACGCCCGCTGGCCCCGATTGCCGCCGCGGTCACGCAAGGCTTGCCGACCTTGGGCATCTTTTTGCCAACCACGGCGCTGCACCGGCTGCTACTAGCGGCCGTCGACAGGCCACTCGTCGTGACCAGCGGCAACCGCGAAGGTGACCCGATCGTTTTTCACCCTGCGCAAGCGCCGGCGGAAATCGATCCGCTGGCCGACCTGGTGCTCGAACACGATCGCCCAATCTTGCGGCCGATCGACGACAGCGTCGTGCAAGTGATCGCCGGACGGCAGATGGTCCTACGGGCCGGCCGGGGGTTGGCGCCTGTCAGCCTCGAACTGCCCGAGGGGCCGGCGCTGTTGGCGGTGGGCGGTCAACAAAAGGTTGCCGTGGCCCTGGCCGGTTCGCGGCAGGCGTACCTGGGCCCGCACCTGGGCGACCTGGACACACCGTCCATGCGGCAGCGTTTCGCCGAGCAAGTCGTGGCGCTGGAGCAATTGGCCGGCGTCGCGCCGGCGGCCATCGTTCACGATTTGCACCCCGACTATTTCTCGACGCGCTGGGCGGCACAGCAGCCGGCGCCGACGATCGCCGTGCAGCACCATCATGCCCACGTCGCGGCGGCGCTGGCCGACCTGAATCGTGGCGCCGACGAGGTGGCAGGCGCCGTCTGGGACGGTACCGGCTGGGGCACCGACGGCACGGTCTGGGGTGGAGAATTGCTCTGCGCGCGATGCGACGGGTTCCGACGCGTGGCGAGCGTGCGGCTGTTTCCCCTGTGGGGCGGCGAGCTTGCCGTGCGCCAGCCCTGGCGGGTCGCGGCGGCCCTGTTGGCCGACGCCTTGGGACCTGCGGCCGCGCAGGCCTGGCCCTTTTCGCCGGCCGCGCGCGACGGGGTGCAAGCATTGCTGCGGATGTCGTCGCGAACGCGCGATCGCCTCTTGTCGAGCAGTGTCGGTCGGTTGTTCGACGCCGTCGCTTGTCTCGTGTTGGGACACGAGACGAGTGCCTACGAAGGCGAAGCGGCCGTACGCCTCGAAGCAGCGGCGGCCGGCAGCGGGCAACGGGGCGCCGGGCCCTACTCCTGGGCCTGGGAAGCCGACGGCGAGCTGGTCCGTTGGGACTGGCGGCCGCTCGTCCACGAGATCGTCAGCGAGGTGCAGCGCGGTGTGGCGCCCGGCCAGGTCGCCATGCGGTTTCATCGCACGTTGGCCGAGATGCTGCTCACCGCGGTCGAACATTGCTCCGGTTTGCCCCTGGTGCTCTCCGGCGGCGTGTTTCAGAATCGCTTGTTGGTCGAACTGATCATCGAGCGGGCCGCCGAGTCCGGCGTCGAGGTCACCTGGCCCTGCCGCACGCCGATCAACGATGGTGGTCTGGCGCTGGGGCAATTGGCTGTGGCCCGCGCGCAGACGTGCGGCGCGGCGGCGATGCAACGGGAAAGGGGTTGA
- a CDS encoding HypC/HybG/HupF family hydrogenase formation chaperone: MCLGVPGRVVRWIDRDPILGRAEIEFEGICRECHMACVPDAEVDDYVIVHAGVAISRMDETAARQAQADWQAWRDSSPAADDAQAS; this comes from the coding sequence ATGTGCCTGGGCGTTCCGGGGCGCGTGGTGCGGTGGATCGATCGCGACCCGATCTTGGGCCGCGCGGAAATCGAATTCGAGGGCATTTGCCGCGAATGCCACATGGCGTGCGTGCCCGACGCCGAGGTCGACGACTATGTCATCGTGCATGCCGGCGTGGCGATCAGCCGGATGGACGAAACCGCGGCGCGCCAGGCCCAGGCCGATTGGCAGGCATGGCGCGACAGCAGCCCGGCGGCGGACGACGCACAGGCGTCTTGA
- the hypD gene encoding hydrogenase formation protein HypD, producing the protein MKYADEFRDRQAVAARLATLGEAATRRWTIMEVCGGQTHNLLRYGLPQAIDAQVELIHGPGCPVCVTAAATIDRAISLAQTPGCLVASFGDMLRVPGSSLSLQQARARGAAVQLVYSPLDAVALAQREPARQVVFLAVGFETTAPATALAVLQAARWGLTNFSLLVAHVRVLPAMELIAGDAACRIDGFLAAGHVCTVTGANVYEDFVSRHRLPVAVTGFEPVDLLDGLLACVRLLEARRPAVANAYVRAVSSEGNRHAQAIVEQVFEPCDRTWRGLGTVPGGGLQLRSAWSEFCAERRFGAADGEAADGDSRCPSARVLTGQMRPTQCPYFGRECTPLAPLGAPMVSDEGACSAYYRYGRVYA; encoded by the coding sequence ATGAAATATGCCGACGAATTCCGGGATCGCCAGGCCGTCGCAGCGCGTCTGGCTACGCTGGGCGAGGCCGCCACGCGCCGGTGGACGATCATGGAGGTTTGCGGCGGCCAGACGCACAACTTGCTGCGCTACGGGCTGCCCCAGGCCATCGACGCGCAGGTCGAATTGATCCACGGGCCCGGCTGCCCGGTGTGCGTGACGGCGGCGGCCACGATCGATCGTGCGATCAGCCTGGCACAAACGCCCGGCTGCTTGGTGGCGAGCTTTGGTGACATGCTGCGCGTGCCGGGCAGTTCGCTCAGCCTGCAGCAGGCCCGCGCGCGCGGCGCGGCGGTGCAATTGGTCTACTCGCCACTCGATGCGGTGGCGCTGGCGCAGCGCGAACCGGCCCGACAGGTCGTCTTCCTGGCCGTGGGTTTCGAAACGACCGCGCCGGCCACGGCGCTGGCGGTGCTGCAAGCCGCGCGCTGGGGTCTGACCAATTTTTCGCTGTTGGTCGCACACGTGCGCGTCTTACCGGCCATGGAATTGATCGCCGGCGACGCCGCCTGCCGGATCGACGGGTTTCTCGCCGCCGGGCACGTCTGCACGGTGACGGGCGCGAACGTCTACGAGGATTTCGTCAGCCGTCACCGGTTGCCGGTGGCCGTGACCGGGTTCGAGCCGGTGGACCTGCTCGACGGCTTGCTCGCCTGCGTGCGCCTGCTCGAGGCCCGACGTCCGGCGGTCGCCAATGCCTACGTCCGGGCCGTTTCGTCCGAGGGCAATCGCCACGCGCAGGCGATCGTCGAACAGGTCTTCGAGCCATGTGACCGCACCTGGCGTGGGCTCGGCACGGTTCCCGGCGGTGGCCTGCAATTGCGCTCGGCGTGGTCCGAGTTTTGTGCCGAGCGGCGGTTCGGTGCGGCCGACGGCGAGGCCGCCGACGGCGATTCGCGTTGCCCAAGTGCCCGCGTGCTTACGGGCCAGATGCGGCCGACGCAGTGTCCTTATTTCGGCCGTGAGTGCACGCCGCTGGCGCCGCTGGGAGCTCCGATGGTCTCTGACGAGGGCGCCTGTTCGGCGTACTATCGTTATGGACGCGTTTATGCCTGA
- the hypE gene encoding hydrogenase expression/formation protein HypE, giving the protein MPAPNCPLPLFADGPRISLAHGEGARLTRQLIAEIVRPLANPALQPLGDAASLASNTTQLSFTTDSFVVAPRFFPGGDIGTLSVIGTVNDLAVAGARPRWLSLGLIVEEGLLLAELHEIVGLIGAAANAAGVAIVTGDTKVVERGAVDGLFINTAGVGETVLPAPPGAQHLMAGDVLLVSGPIGSHGIAVLVAREQLGLEPAPHSDCASLLPAVAALRASGIVPRAMRDATRGGVAAVLHEWAAASGQTLAIDENQVPVNAQVRGAAELLGLDPLQIACEGAMVVAVAPGDAARALAALRATDVAAGAALVGEVRPRGPVPVVIRRATGMELALDEPWGAPLPRIC; this is encoded by the coding sequence ATGCCTGCGCCGAACTGTCCATTGCCGTTGTTTGCCGACGGGCCGCGGATCTCGCTGGCCCACGGCGAAGGTGCGCGCCTGACGCGGCAGTTGATCGCCGAGATCGTGCGGCCGCTGGCGAACCCGGCCTTGCAACCGCTCGGCGATGCCGCGTCGCTCGCCAGCAACACCACGCAACTGAGCTTCACGACCGACAGCTTCGTCGTCGCGCCGCGGTTCTTTCCCGGCGGTGACATCGGCACCTTGAGCGTGATCGGTACGGTGAACGACCTGGCCGTGGCGGGCGCCCGCCCGCGCTGGCTGAGCCTGGGACTGATCGTCGAAGAGGGACTCTTGCTCGCCGAGCTGCACGAGATCGTCGGGCTGATCGGCGCGGCGGCGAACGCGGCGGGCGTTGCGATCGTCACCGGTGATACGAAAGTCGTCGAGCGCGGCGCGGTCGATGGACTGTTCATCAACACGGCCGGCGTCGGCGAAACCGTGTTGCCTGCGCCGCCGGGTGCGCAGCACTTGATGGCCGGCGACGTGCTACTGGTCAGCGGGCCTATCGGCAGTCACGGCATCGCCGTGCTGGTGGCCCGCGAGCAATTGGGACTCGAGCCGGCGCCGCACAGCGATTGTGCTTCGCTGCTGCCGGCGGTCGCTGCGCTGCGAGCGTCGGGCATCGTACCGCGCGCGATGCGCGACGCGACGCGCGGCGGCGTGGCCGCGGTGCTGCACGAATGGGCCGCGGCCAGCGGGCAGACCTTGGCCATCGACGAGAACCAGGTACCGGTCAATGCCCAGGTCCGCGGCGCGGCCGAATTGCTGGGTCTCGATCCCTTGCAGATCGCTTGCGAAGGCGCCATGGTCGTGGCCGTTGCTCCGGGCGATGCGGCGCGGGCCCTCGCGGCGCTGCGCGCGACCGACGTGGCCGCGGGCGCGGCCCTGGTCGGCGAGGTTCGACCGCGCGGTCCCGTCCCGGTGGTGATCCGCCGGGCCACGGGCATGGAACTGGCGCTCGACGAACCGTGGGGCGCCCCTCTGCCCCGCATTTGTTGA
- a CDS encoding phosphatidate cytidylyltransferase, which translates to MLPLAAIFTAAARALGVHENIVATLAVALAALVTGATLRLGRALVYGTDDKARKRLSSLASWSVLFMILATVVLLGRYAVVVLLGAASLMGLYEYHRLVADRVDRRLWWMAIATVPIHYAIVAEGTLAQFWTLIPIGVLVALLVRLVLAEQTQNFLESVGTVYLGLMILVVLLSHAALVVTLPLVREDQGAGPLGMFLYLVLLTESNDIAQALWGRRFGHRKIMPHVSPNKTWEGFLLGAATTTFLAIALADVLTPLGHAVLVAGDAYLAVPYLPAAVAGLLIACGGFLGDVTISSIKREVGVKDSGTLLPGQGGILDRIDSLTFTGPLFFYYVELLLTERSP; encoded by the coding sequence ATGCTGCCATTGGCCGCGATCTTCACCGCAGCCGCTCGGGCGCTCGGCGTCCACGAGAACATCGTGGCGACGCTGGCCGTGGCGCTGGCGGCGCTCGTGACGGGTGCGACGTTGCGGCTAGGACGCGCGCTGGTCTATGGCACCGACGACAAGGCGCGCAAGCGGCTCTCGAGCCTGGCCAGTTGGTCGGTGTTGTTCATGATCCTGGCGACGGTCGTGCTGCTGGGCCGGTACGCGGTCGTGGTGCTCCTGGGCGCGGCCAGCCTGATGGGGCTTTACGAGTACCATCGCCTGGTGGCCGATCGCGTCGACCGGCGGCTGTGGTGGATGGCCATTGCCACGGTGCCGATCCATTACGCGATCGTCGCCGAGGGGACGCTGGCCCAGTTCTGGACACTGATCCCGATCGGCGTGCTGGTCGCGCTCTTGGTGCGGCTGGTGCTCGCCGAGCAGACGCAGAATTTTCTCGAGAGCGTGGGCACGGTCTACCTGGGATTGATGATCCTGGTTGTCCTGCTGTCGCACGCGGCGCTCGTCGTCACGCTGCCGCTGGTGCGGGAAGATCAGGGCGCCGGCCCGCTGGGGATGTTTCTCTACCTGGTGCTGTTGACCGAATCGAACGACATTGCCCAGGCACTGTGGGGGCGCCGGTTCGGTCACCGCAAGATCATGCCGCACGTGTCGCCGAACAAGACCTGGGAAGGGTTTCTCCTGGGTGCCGCGACCACCACATTCCTGGCCATCGCGCTGGCCGACGTACTGACGCCGCTGGGCCATGCGGTGTTGGTGGCCGGCGACGCCTATCTGGCGGTGCCCTATCTGCCCGCGGCGGTGGCCGGGCTGTTGATCGCTTGCGGAGGCTTCCTGGGCGACGTGACGATTTCGTCGATCAAGCGCGAGGTGGGCGTGAAAGACAGCGGCACCCTGCTGCCCGGCCAGGGAGGCATCCTCGACCGCATCGACAGCCTGACGTTTACCGGTCCGTTGTTCTTCTATTATGTCGAGCTGCTGCTCACGGAGCGCAGCCCATGA
- a CDS encoding CDP-alcohol phosphatidyltransferase family protein, with the protein MIDAQRRWWTVPNVLSAIRLAGAPVVVGLALAGGGPYLLPLIVVLLVTDWIDGKLAIALRQQTALGARLDSLADVTFYASVLFALVYLQTDLVLGEAAWIVPAAIGYAVSCVAGLVKFGRIPTYHTRGAKIGWLLASLAILLVFAAGAAWPLRVAGVWTLLVNLEALAITLVLPEAAVDVPSVLQALARRQARSQDEFAETRGRC; encoded by the coding sequence ATGATCGATGCGCAGCGGCGCTGGTGGACGGTGCCCAACGTGCTTTCGGCCATCCGCCTGGCGGGCGCGCCGGTCGTGGTCGGGCTGGCGCTGGCGGGCGGAGGGCCGTATTTATTGCCGCTGATCGTCGTGCTGCTGGTGACCGATTGGATCGACGGCAAGCTGGCGATCGCGCTGCGCCAGCAAACCGCGCTGGGCGCCCGGCTCGACAGCCTGGCCGACGTCACGTTTTACGCGTCGGTGCTGTTTGCGCTGGTCTATCTGCAGACCGACCTGGTGCTGGGCGAGGCGGCGTGGATCGTGCCGGCGGCCATCGGCTATGCGGTCAGTTGCGTGGCCGGGCTGGTAAAGTTCGGGCGGATTCCCACCTATCACACGCGCGGCGCGAAAATTGGCTGGCTGCTCGCGAGCCTGGCGATTCTGCTGGTGTTTGCGGCCGGCGCTGCATGGCCGCTGCGCGTCGCCGGAGTTTGGACCTTGCTGGTCAATCTCGAGGCCCTGGCCATCACGCTCGTGCTGCCCGAGGCGGCCGTCGACGTGCCGAGCGTGTTGCAGGCCCTGGCCCGGCGCCAGGCCCGATCGCAGGACGAATTTGCGGAGACGCGCGGCCGATGTTGA
- a CDS encoding metallophosphoesterase — translation MTLLHISDLHFGTPYLPHVGEALLRIAPKLAADVIVVSGDLTQRATAEQFQAAREFLEQLPPVPRIVVPGNHDVPLYRVTERLFKPHALYQQYIQAELESVHRFDGAIVVALDSTAPREAISNGRIGRRRLDFCEQALAGVPEDVVKIVVAHHHFMPAPDFVHDQTMPHARRAINKFVELGVELVLGGHLHRAYIGNSLDTYPGTHRERGLIVVQCGTTTSRRGRGREREKNSFNLIKIGDEMLRVTHYMYFDALGEFAPVSRHIFPRPGRRFVEGALHHAD, via the coding sequence TTGACCTTGCTGCATATCTCAGACTTGCACTTTGGAACGCCGTACCTGCCCCACGTCGGCGAGGCGCTTCTGCGCATCGCGCCGAAGCTGGCGGCCGACGTGATCGTCGTCAGCGGCGACCTCACGCAACGGGCCACGGCCGAGCAGTTTCAAGCGGCCCGCGAGTTTCTCGAGCAGTTGCCCCCTGTGCCGCGGATCGTGGTGCCGGGCAACCACGACGTACCGCTGTACCGCGTGACCGAGCGGTTGTTCAAGCCGCACGCCTTGTACCAGCAATACATCCAGGCCGAGCTGGAAAGCGTGCATCGGTTCGATGGGGCGATTGTCGTGGCGCTCGATTCGACCGCGCCGCGCGAGGCGATCTCCAACGGGCGGATCGGCCGCCGCCGCCTGGACTTCTGCGAACAGGCCCTGGCCGGCGTGCCGGAAGACGTGGTCAAGATCGTCGTCGCCCATCACCATTTCATGCCGGCGCCCGATTTCGTCCACGATCAGACGATGCCCCACGCACGGCGCGCCATCAACAAGTTCGTCGAGCTGGGGGTTGAGCTGGTGTTGGGTGGACACCTGCACCGGGCCTATATCGGCAATTCGCTCGACACCTATCCCGGCACCCATCGCGAGCGCGGCTTGATCGTTGTGCAATGTGGCACCACGACCTCGCGCCGCGGCCGCGGCCGCGAACGCGAAAAAAACTCGTTCAACTTGATCAAGATCGGCGACGAGATGCTGCGGGTGACCCACTACATGTACTTCGATGCGCTGGGAGAATTCGCACCGGTCAGCCGGCACATCTTTCCCCGCCCGGGCAGGCGCTTTGTCGAAGGGGCGCTGCACCACGCGGATTAG
- a CDS encoding aminotransferase class IV: MSAAPEMLVFLNGRMIPASQAHLAIYDSGVVLGATVTEMTRTFGHQPFRLEDHVARLFRSLRYVRFDIGLSPEQVTQTAEELLAHNLAGVDADDDLGLIQFVTAGEYATYAVAGAARGAPTVCMHTFALPWELSARRMQHGVHLVTPAIRHVPPQCYDPKMKYRSRMHYYLADQEARLVDPDALALLLDLDGNLTETSGANFLLVERGTIVSPPERNILPGISRATVRELAAELGIPFVERDLQVFSAINADEAFLTSTPYCLLPVTRINGLSIAGGQRGPVAQALLDAWSRRVGLDIEQQIIAGAARRSARAAGGLQR, encoded by the coding sequence ATGTCTGCCGCGCCCGAAATGTTGGTCTTTCTCAACGGCCGGATGATACCGGCATCGCAGGCGCACCTGGCGATTTACGATTCCGGCGTCGTGCTGGGGGCGACCGTTACCGAAATGACGCGGACCTTCGGGCACCAGCCGTTCCGCCTCGAAGATCACGTCGCCCGGCTGTTCCGTTCGCTGCGCTATGTGCGGTTCGACATCGGCCTTTCGCCCGAGCAAGTGACCCAGACGGCCGAGGAATTGCTGGCCCACAACCTGGCCGGCGTCGACGCGGACGACGACCTGGGACTGATCCAGTTCGTCACGGCCGGGGAGTATGCCACATATGCCGTGGCCGGCGCGGCTCGCGGTGCGCCGACCGTGTGCATGCACACCTTTGCGCTGCCGTGGGAGCTTTCGGCCCGACGGATGCAGCACGGCGTGCACCTGGTCACGCCGGCGATCCGGCACGTGCCGCCGCAATGCTACGACCCGAAAATGAAGTACCGCAGCCGGATGCACTACTACCTGGCCGATCAAGAGGCCCGGCTGGTCGATCCCGACGCGCTGGCGCTGCTGCTCGACCTCGACGGCAACCTGACCGAAACGAGCGGCGCGAATTTTCTCCTCGTCGAGCGTGGCACGATCGTCTCGCCGCCCGAGCGCAACATCCTGCCCGGGATCAGCCGCGCGACGGTGCGCGAGCTGGCTGCCGAACTGGGCATCCCCTTCGTCGAGCGCGACCTGCAGGTGTTCTCGGCGATCAACGCCGACGAAGCGTTCTTGACCAGCACGCCCTATTGCCTGTTGCCAGTGACGCGGATCAACGGCCTCTCGATCGCCGGCGGCCAGCGCGGCCCCGTCGCCCAGGCGCTGCTCGACGCCTGGAGCCGCCGCGTGGGCCTCGACATCGAGCAACAGATCATCGCCGGCGCCGCCCGCCGGTCGGCGCGCGCGGCCGGCGGTCTTCAGCGCTGA
- a CDS encoding aldolase, with amino-acid sequence MRASVVKAKLARNEPVLATCLHLSDPSVYEMASLMGFDCLWLDLEHHSHTVDMAGQLMRAARVGAADVMARPGKGEFMRMCRLLELGAQGILYPRCETAAEAAEVVRWCKFGPLGTRGIDGASPDNYCALPIAEYIRAANAQTFVAIQIEDPIAVENVEAIARVPGVDVLFIGTADLSILSGIPGEFEHPRLWEQIERVAAAAKSAGIHWGTPSFSLEHAQRLMKLGARFIAHGCDIVLVQQALRKIQNDFGPLGFQFDNRLFRK; translated from the coding sequence ATGCGCGCGAGCGTGGTGAAGGCGAAGTTGGCCCGTAACGAGCCGGTGTTGGCGACGTGTTTGCACCTGTCGGATCCGTCGGTTTACGAGATGGCGAGCCTGATGGGGTTCGATTGCCTCTGGCTCGACTTGGAGCATCACAGCCACACGGTCGACATGGCCGGCCAACTGATGCGCGCGGCCCGCGTCGGCGCGGCCGACGTCATGGCCCGCCCCGGCAAGGGCGAGTTCATGCGGATGTGCCGGCTGTTGGAGCTGGGCGCGCAGGGCATTCTCTATCCGCGCTGCGAGACGGCGGCCGAGGCGGCCGAAGTGGTCCGCTGGTGCAAGTTCGGCCCGCTGGGGACGCGCGGCATCGACGGCGCGAGCCCCGACAACTACTGTGCGCTGCCGATTGCCGAATACATCCGCGCGGCCAACGCGCAGACCTTCGTTGCGATCCAGATCGAAGACCCGATCGCCGTCGAGAACGTCGAGGCGATTGCCCGGGTGCCGGGCGTCGACGTGCTGTTCATCGGGACGGCCGACCTGTCGATCCTCAGCGGCATCCCGGGCGAGTTCGAGCATCCGCGGTTGTGGGAACAGATCGAGCGCGTCGCCGCCGCGGCCAAGTCGGCCGGCATCCACTGGGGAACGCCCAGCTTCTCGCTGGAACACGCCCAGCGGCTCATGAAGTTGGGAGCTCGGTTCATTGCCCACGGCTGCGACATCGTGCTGGTGCAGCAGGCCCTGCGGAAGATTCAAAACGACTTCGGACCGTTGGGCTTCCAGTTCGACAACCGGTTGTTCAGGAAATAG
- a CDS encoding aspartate aminotransferase family protein: protein MTTGALPSNGLPAAEILAQLRARQAGDVDFRAGRVYGYTYLPEADVESLARDAFALYMTENALDPTSFPSIVALENDVVGIMAELLRGDEQVCGSFTSGGTESILLAVKTARDRARAERPLVTAPEMVLPRTAHGAFHKAAAYLGIRPVVAPIDPATFRALPGEMELAIGPNTILLVASAPSYAQGVVDPVPEIAAVAQRHRLPLHIDACVGGIALALMRRGGREAVPDFDFAVPGVTSISADLHKYGYSPKGASVVLYRSRELRRHQIFATMASASYALLNPVVQSSRSGGPVAAAWAVLHALGEAGYRGMLDRVMRSTRTLIAGVGEIAPLRVLGAPDMSMFAIASDQLNVFELADELLARGWYLQPQFSCPGSPPNLHVSVSHGNVGQETAFLEALRGAVDQVLTTDGMRLDVLREQLAHTLAGLSDEAALEQIYRLGGINAGALPERMALINSVLECLPRRLGEGLLVDYANTLYG, encoded by the coding sequence GTGACCACCGGTGCACTCCCTTCGAACGGCCTGCCAGCCGCGGAAATCCTGGCCCAGTTGCGCGCGCGACAGGCCGGCGACGTCGACTTTCGCGCCGGGCGGGTCTACGGCTACACGTATCTGCCCGAGGCCGACGTCGAGTCGCTGGCCCGCGACGCTTTTGCGCTGTACATGACGGAAAACGCGCTCGATCCCACGTCGTTCCCCAGCATCGTGGCGCTGGAGAACGACGTCGTCGGCATCATGGCCGAGTTGCTGCGCGGCGACGAACAAGTCTGCGGCAGCTTCACCTCGGGAGGTACGGAAAGCATCCTGCTGGCCGTCAAGACGGCCCGCGATCGGGCACGCGCCGAACGGCCCCTGGTGACGGCGCCCGAGATGGTGCTGCCGCGGACGGCGCACGGCGCGTTTCACAAGGCCGCGGCCTATCTCGGCATCCGCCCGGTCGTGGCGCCGATCGATCCGGCGACGTTTCGCGCGCTGCCGGGCGAGATGGAACTGGCCATCGGGCCCAACACGATCCTGCTCGTCGCTTCGGCGCCCAGTTATGCCCAAGGCGTGGTCGACCCCGTGCCGGAGATCGCCGCCGTGGCCCAACGGCATCGACTGCCCTTGCACATCGACGCCTGCGTGGGCGGCATCGCGCTCGCGCTGATGCGCCGCGGCGGCCGCGAGGCGGTGCCCGACTTTGATTTTGCCGTGCCGGGCGTGACATCGATCTCGGCCGACCTGCACAAGTACGGCTATTCGCCCAAGGGCGCGTCGGTCGTGTTGTATCGCAGCCGCGAGCTGCGGCGGCACCAGATCTTTGCCACGATGGCCTCGGCCTCGTATGCCCTGTTGAACCCCGTGGTGCAGAGCTCGCGCTCTGGCGGCCCGGTCGCCGCGGCCTGGGCCGTGTTGCACGCGCTCGGCGAGGCCGGCTACCGGGGCATGCTCGATCGCGTCATGCGCTCGACGCGCACGCTCATCGCTGGCGTCGGCGAGATCGCGCCGCTGCGCGTCCTGGGGGCGCCCGACATGTCGATGTTCGCCATCGCGTCGGACCAGTTGAACGTCTTCGAGCTGGCCGACGAGCTGTTGGCCCGGGGCTGGTACCTGCAGCCGCAGTTTTCCTGTCCCGGTTCGCCGCCCAACTTGCACGTCTCGGTCTCGCACGGCAACGTGGGCCAGGAAACCGCGTTTCTCGAGGCGCTGCGAGGTGCCGTCGACCAGGTCCTGACTACCGACGGCATGCGGCTCGACGTGCTGCGCGAACAGCTCGCGCACACGCTCGCCGGCCTCAGCGACGAGGCGGCGCTCGAACAGATCTATCGCCTGGGCGGGATCAACGCGGGGGCCTTGCCCGAGCGGATGGCACTGATCAACTCGGTGCTCGAATGCCTGCCGCGCCGCTTGGGCGAAGGGTTGTTGGTGGACTATGCCAATACGCTCTACGGCTGA